A stretch of the Notamacropus eugenii isolate mMacEug1 chromosome 2, mMacEug1.pri_v2, whole genome shotgun sequence genome encodes the following:
- the C2H17orf75 gene encoding protein Njmu-R1 gives MPCTQARASGSAQLGSARRADMLPSLQESLDGDDKELESSEEGGGGGGGGGGGSVEDPRPEQPPSSHFCLYAYHGSRSPTQRGDNDDGSPSSLTLETPSAANFSLSLVDTNLPPEAEPELRSAIAKRVSKGSVFEGLGNVTSVELSLPDSRVGCYYCLFQQDKLHLETAAAECVPDPPEYVVCFLGGSEKGLELFRLELDKYIQGLKTNVDGEEGSLEVCTKSYLSNWFEAAICPIERVVHLFQEKLTFLLHAALSYTPVEVQESDEKTKRDINGFLSVASLQGLIHEGTMTSLCMAMTEEPHKSVVINCSGPQPQFSNAGSNRFCEDWMQAFLNAAEGGNPFLFRQILENFKLKAIQDMNNLKRFIRQAEMNHYALFKCYLFLKNCGSGDVLLKIVKVEHEEMPEAKNVILALEEFMKEEAAA, from the exons ATGCCCTGCACGCAGGCGCGGGCCTCAGGGTCGGCTCAGCTCGGCTCCGCCCGGCGCGCGGACATGCTGCCCTCCCTGCAGGAATCCCTGGACGGGGACGACAAGGAGCTGGAGAGCAGCGAGgagggaggcggcggcggcggcggcggcggcggcgggagcgTGGAGGACCCGAGGCCGGAGCAGCCGCCCAGCAGCCACTTCTGCCTCTACGCCTACCACGGAAGCAG ATCACCAACACAACGTGGGGACAATGACGATGGAAGTCCGAGTAGCCTGACTTTGGAAACCCCTTCTGCTGCAAACTTCAG ccTTTCCTTGGTAGATACTAATTTACCACCTGAAGCAGAGCCAGAGCTCCGGAGTGCCATCGCTAAGCGTGTGTCCAAAGGATCTGTCTTTGAAGGGCTGGGTAATGTTACATCGGTGGAGCTGAG TCTTCCAGATTCCCGGGTTGGTTGCTATTATTGCCTTTTCCAGCAAGACAAACTGCATCTAGAAACAGCAGCTGCAGAGTGTGTTCCTGACCCTCCTGAATATGTAGTCTGTTTCTTAGGAGGATCTGAAAAAGGACTTGAGCT TTTCAGACTTGAGTTGGACAAATACATCCAAGGCCTGAAGACAAATGTGGATGGCGAG GAAGGTAGCCTGGAGGTCTGCACCAAATCGTACCTTAGCAATTGGTTTGAGGCGGCCATATGCCCTATTGAGAGAGTCGTGCATCTCTTTCAAGAGAAGCTTACCTTTCTCCTGCATGCT GCTTTGAGCTACACTCCTGTTGAAGTTCAAGAAtcagatgaaaaaacaaagagagacatTAATGG GTTTCTGAGTGTGGCCAGTCTCCAAGGACTTATTCACGAAGGGACGATGACCTCCTTATGCATGGCTATGACTGAAGAGCCACACAAGTCAGTGGTTATAAATTGTAGTGGGCCTCAGCCGCAATTTTCTAATGCAG GAAGCAACAGGTTTTGTGAGGACTGGATGCAAGCATTTCTGAACGCTGCGGAAGGTGGCAACCCATTTCTTTTCCGACAAATCCTAGAGAACTTTAAACTGAAG GCTATCCAAGACATGAACAACCTGAAGAGGTTTATTCGCCAGGCAGAAATGAACCATTATGCCTTGTTCAAGTGTTACTTATTTCTGAAGAACTGTGGCAGTGGAGATGTCCTGCTGAAGATAGTGAAAGTGGAGCACGAAGAAATGCCAGAAGCCAAAAACGTGATCCTGGCCCTTGAAGAATTCATGAAAGAAGAAGCTGCAGCCTAG